In Ciona intestinalis unplaced genomic scaffold, KH HT000155.2, whole genome shotgun sequence, one genomic interval encodes:
- the LOC104266687 gene encoding uncharacterized protein LOC104266687, whose translation MPLFKKKENKKVDEKSIATRGGNATGYQKTEEYKKGNTDVHKMKTTFDDGHGTSGKTKTKATSNVTELSSKKDMSAVSAITETEVDGDKISKVTKVQSNYSYSATLSGTPEEIEKQKKKMKKQMEKRKKEIQKEQKKMLKDGQAKK comes from the exons atgcctttgtttaaaaagaaagaaaacaaGAAAGTTGACGAGAAATCGATAGCCACTAGGGGGGGCAATGCGACAGGGTATCAGAAGACGGAGGAATATAAAAAAGGCAACACTG ACGTGCATAAGATGAAAACAACATTCGACGACGGGCATGGGACATCAGGGAAAACGAAAACTAAAGCAACGTCGAATGTGACGGAATTGTCGTCCAAGAAAGATATGTCGGCTGTTAGTGCCATTACTGAg ACGGAAGTTGACGGCGACAAAATCTCGAAAGTAACGAAAGTTCAATCGAATTATTCGTACAGCGCCACTTTGTCAGGGACTCCGGAGGAAATTgagaaacaaaagaaaaaaatgaaaaaacaaatggagaaaagaaaaaaggaaattcAGAAAgaacaaaagaaaatgttaaaagatGGACAAGCGAAGAAATAA